The DNA segment AATCCTCGAGAAACTGATTTTGGTTATATCACATCTCCTGAGGGATATTTTTCTAAAAAAGATTATGAGTTATATATCGATAGAGCGAAAGAAGATTGTGTGCTGTGTCCTGCTCATAAAACTGGAACACATAAAAATCCAAGTACGCCACTCAAAAATTATCTGCCACCGATTATAAAATAAGAATTATTTAATAATTTTTTTTCAAAAATGGATATATAAGAATGCAGATTTTAAATAGAAAAAAAGTTATTGCTTCTGTTATAGAAAGAGACGGTTTATTTCTTTTAGCTCAGCGCGGGAAACAAGATTCTCTTTATGGAAAATGGGAATTTCCTGGGGGGAAATTGGAAGGCTTTGAAACTGATCAGGAGTGTCTTGCGCGAGAACTCAATGAAGAGTTTGGTATAAACGCTACTGTTGGTGAACATTTGTGCGATGTTCCATTTGAGCACAAGGATACACCGTATGTAATGCGGGCGTACCATGCCTTCTTTTGATGGAAAATTGGAACTGCGAGAGCATTTGCAGATTCACTGGGTGTCTCCATGCGATTTAATTTCTTATCCTGTTCCTGAGCCAGATAAACCTATAATTGCTTATCTACAAGATAAATTTCAGCAAAAGTTATAAATCTGAAAAAATATTATTCGCTCTGTCGCTATGGTATAATGAGCCATAGTTCCAGGGCGAGTTTTGTTTCTAGTAATTTTTCATTGCAAGCCATACCTGAAAAGCAAGTTGCCTTAACTCTTGAAATTCAACAACTTTTGCAACAACGTGAGCAAGCTCGTGTTGATAAAAATTGGAAATTGTCTGATGAGCTGCGCGATAAGCTTACGGCTTTGGGCGTTGATGTGCATGATAAAAAATTAAAATAATTTGATCTGAGTCCGCCACAGTGCCCAGCGTAGCCTTACGAAGCTTGTTATGAAATAACGCGAAGTAAGGGTTTATTTTTTAATATTTTTATAACGTACAATACTTGCTCCTAGTGAAGAATTTATTATGTATTTACCTATAAGATAAATACATTTTATTAAATATATCTAAACTTCTTATTGAAGTTTGGTTGTATTATTGTATGATTGATTCAATCAAAGGTGGAGTGTTTTGAAGGGAAACAATAAGCAGTGTCCAATAACCAAAAACCTTTCAAGGAGTCCACTATCATGAAAAAACAAATAATGTTTTTCGGTGATTGTCTAAAGCAACAGATATATAATCTTTTGGCTTATTTTATAGCGTTCGCTGTATCATACAAAATTGCAATATTTTTTGAGTTCAGAAAATCTCATCAATTATCTGTGCAAGATATTGCTATCTTTTCATTTGGTTTTATATTTTTTGGATCTATTTTTAGATTTTTCAGTGAAAAATCATAACAAAAATATATTTAAATTCTCGTAGAATTTATCGATTGTTTATTTCAGCATGGATATTTTTCCACCTTTTATAGGTGGATGATAC comes from the Candidatus Babeliales bacterium genome and includes:
- a CDS encoding NUDIX domain-containing protein, with the translated sequence MQILNRKKVIASVIERDGLFLLAQRGKQDSLYGKWEFPGGKLEGFETDQECLARELNEEFGINATVGEHLCDVPFEHKDTPYVMRAYHAFF